The following are encoded in a window of Methanobrevibacter ruminantium M1 genomic DNA:
- a CDS encoding adhesin-like protein: MSRNFKYLDDLILRKDKKIVLDFDIELTEDEELEYWDGIKLDKDVLIDGKGHRIDACGKARIFDCSGKHIRLKNIILKNGKAINGGAIKISKDSNLEIIESKFIYNIANGTCNEGNGGAIFNKGNLKLLKSTFENNMAKGEGGAIRNYGKLNIAESIFNKNKAKRGAAIINRNDLTISKTIFDDNTAEWYGGAIFHNWGQASILESEFINNSVTEDHGNGGAICNWMRSQLNITKSSFKQNISGSAGAIYNASDCKLNISQSAFKENSARYAGAIVNYGKASIQKSVFGANKSNKFEGGAIFNYSEGNLIISQSVFESNISERVGGAIYSENDNSLKLNNCKFKHNKPDNFNVGSK; encoded by the coding sequence ATGTCACGTAATTTTAAATATCTTGATGATTTGATTCTAAGAAAGGATAAAAAAATAGTTTTGGATTTTGATATAGAATTAACTGAGGATGAGGAGCTTGAATATTGGGATGGAATTAAATTAGATAAAGATGTTCTTATTGATGGTAAAGGCCATAGGATTGATGCATGTGGGAAAGCAAGAATATTTGATTGTTCCGGCAAACATATCAGACTTAAAAACATAATATTGAAAAATGGAAAAGCAATAAATGGCGGGGCAATAAAGATTTCTAAGGACTCTAATTTGGAAATTATAGAATCCAAATTTATTTATAACATTGCAAATGGAACATGCAATGAAGGAAATGGCGGAGCAATATTCAATAAAGGAAATTTAAAACTATTGAAATCCACATTTGAGAATAATATGGCTAAAGGAGAGGGTGGAGCAATAAGAAATTACGGTAAGTTAAATATTGCAGAATCAATATTTAATAAAAACAAAGCAAAAAGAGGCGCCGCAATAATCAATCGTAATGATTTGACAATATCCAAAACCATATTTGATGATAACACTGCAGAATGGTATGGTGGAGCAATATTTCATAATTGGGGCCAAGCAAGCATTTTGGAATCTGAATTCATTAACAATTCAGTTACAGAAGATCATGGCAATGGTGGGGCCATATGCAATTGGATGCGATCTCAATTGAACATAACCAAATCCTCTTTTAAGCAAAACATTTCAGGATCTGCTGGAGCAATTTACAATGCTAGTGATTGTAAGTTGAATATAAGCCAGTCTGCCTTTAAAGAAAATTCAGCTAGATATGCTGGTGCAATAGTTAATTATGGCAAGGCAAGCATTCAAAAATCCGTATTTGGGGCAAATAAATCAAATAAGTTTGAAGGTGGTGCAATCTTCAATTATTCTGAAGGGAACCTCATTATTTCACAATCTGTGTTTGAATCAAACATATCCGAAAGGGTTGGCGGAGCAATATATTCAGAAAATGATAATTCTTTAAAATTGAATAATTGTAAATTTAAACACAACAAGCCAGATAATTTTAATGTAGGTTCTAAATAA
- a CDS encoding DUF447 domain-containing protein, translating into MAMDLTDIGIEEGQKYEGIYTTMSKDGVKNAAPIGIVCKGKDKLGCRLFVGTKTLKNIMETRKYVVNITFDPINFVNSTIGNLDIEEFTDDEDIAILKNAEAYVICEVTDIRKMDPIKDHITSNGEAYIISSDVVKIVKNNPCAKALNRGVFALLECLTNYTRLDLVSKEQQDYFIGRFNENNRMIKRVSGPDTIKAMEILKNSMIEKGFDVE; encoded by the coding sequence ATGGCTATGGATTTGACAGATATTGGAATTGAAGAAGGACAGAAATATGAAGGGATTTACACTACCATGAGCAAGGACGGTGTAAAAAATGCAGCGCCAATAGGAATTGTATGCAAAGGCAAGGACAAACTTGGATGCAGATTATTTGTCGGTACCAAAACCCTCAAAAACATTATGGAAACCAGGAAATATGTTGTAAATATAACCTTTGATCCTATAAATTTTGTAAATTCAACCATCGGAAACTTGGATATTGAAGAGTTTACAGATGATGAGGACATTGCAATATTAAAAAATGCGGAAGCATATGTCATTTGTGAGGTCACAGACATTAGGAAAATGGATCCGATTAAGGACCATATAACATCAAACGGGGAAGCTTATATCATAAGCAGTGATGTTGTCAAAATCGTCAAAAACAATCCATGTGCAAAGGCTTTAAACAGGGGAGTATTCGCACTTCTGGAATGCCTTACAAACTATACCCGACTTGACCTTGTAAGCAAAGAGCAGCAGGATTATTTCATCGGAAGGTTCAATGAAAACAATCGCATGATTAAGAGGGTTTCAGGACCTGATACGATAAAAGCCATGGAGATTCTTAAAAACAGCATGATAGAAAAGGGTTTTGATGTTGAATAG